The following are encoded in a window of Bordetella genomosp. 10 genomic DNA:
- a CDS encoding ABC transporter ATP-binding protein, producing MTEKISTRGLGKEYAARDENGRRSTISVLHDFDLDIREGEFISILGPSGCGKSTFLSILAGLTERSAGSVAINGQELKGINPNQGVVFQGYALFPWQTVLENIEFGLEIRGVPKRERRRVAQEYLQLVGLDGFGNRYPHEISGGMKQRVAIARSLAYKPDVLLMDEPFAALDAQTREILQYELLRIWEQHKKTIVFITHSLDEAIFLSDRIAVMTKRPGTIKEIIDVPLPRPRNPELRNTEAFVHLRQRAWDILKDEVQFLNPAATPRPLGATANPAERGNEARTAEATP from the coding sequence ATGACGGAGAAGATCTCCACGCGGGGCTTGGGCAAGGAGTACGCCGCACGCGACGAGAACGGCAGACGCAGCACCATCAGCGTGCTGCACGACTTCGATCTGGACATACGCGAAGGCGAATTCATCTCCATTCTGGGGCCGTCAGGCTGCGGCAAGTCGACGTTTCTGAGCATCCTGGCGGGACTGACCGAGCGCAGCGCGGGCAGCGTCGCCATCAACGGGCAGGAACTCAAGGGCATCAATCCCAACCAGGGTGTCGTGTTCCAAGGCTATGCGCTGTTTCCCTGGCAGACCGTGCTGGAGAATATCGAATTCGGCCTGGAGATACGCGGCGTTCCCAAACGGGAGCGCCGCCGCGTCGCGCAGGAATACCTGCAACTGGTGGGTCTGGATGGATTCGGCAACCGTTACCCGCACGAGATTTCGGGCGGCATGAAGCAGCGCGTGGCGATCGCCCGGTCGCTCGCCTACAAGCCCGACGTGCTGCTGATGGATGAACCCTTCGCGGCCCTCGACGCGCAGACTCGCGAAATCCTGCAGTACGAACTGCTGCGCATCTGGGAGCAGCACAAGAAGACCATCGTGTTCATTACCCATAGCCTGGACGAGGCCATATTCCTGTCCGACCGGATCGCGGTGATGACGAAGCGCCCCGGCACTATCAAGGAAATCATCGACGTGCCCCTGCCTCGTCCACGCAATCCGGAACTGCGCAACACCGAGGCCTTTGTCCACCTGCGCCAGCGTGCCTGGGACATCCTCAAGGACGAAGTGCAGTTTCTCAATCCCGCGGCAACGCCGCGGCCATTGGGCGCCACCGCCAATCCCGCCGAGCGCGGCAACGAGGCGCGCACCGCGGAGGCCACGCCATGA
- a CDS encoding substrate-binding periplasmic protein, translating to MASHSFRLRATIAGLVLAGAAASLLTLSSAAEDGFLSHARLWMEGVAGTPDWQALPRGPLLQQATQRGELVVAVRAYPRPAPPGVPAPAEPDDYDAALARYVAGTLGVPVRIVNLPAPGQQTAGISGKLAPPSLPAADLIIGGTRYGIPLGGAVSAPSAEQVVSTPYITGRAELIALRAALPDKAAGHSVCLQQGSPYAASLAGEQGAQPLVYASSVHAAYAFMSGDCDILAEDNEVLKRLLAREDWRFYKPVPVKVRAGQGAQIILSRPDGESARYLDKVVRRWLASGAQQEARQARAGEVSFEVATLKDGLVCHS from the coding sequence ATGGCGTCGCATTCCTTTCGCTTGCGCGCAACCATTGCCGGCTTGGTCCTGGCCGGCGCGGCGGCAAGCCTGCTGACCCTGTCGTCCGCGGCGGAGGATGGTTTTTTGAGCCACGCGCGACTTTGGATGGAAGGGGTGGCGGGCACGCCCGATTGGCAAGCCCTGCCCCGTGGCCCCCTGCTCCAGCAAGCCACGCAACGTGGGGAGCTGGTGGTGGCCGTACGCGCCTATCCGCGCCCGGCTCCGCCCGGCGTGCCCGCGCCGGCCGAGCCGGATGATTATGATGCCGCCTTGGCACGCTACGTGGCCGGAACGCTCGGCGTGCCTGTGCGCATCGTCAACCTGCCCGCTCCCGGCCAGCAAACCGCCGGCATCTCCGGCAAGCTGGCGCCGCCTTCCCTGCCCGCGGCCGACCTCATCATTGGCGGCACCCGTTATGGCATTCCGCTCGGGGGCGCCGTTAGTGCACCGTCGGCTGAACAGGTCGTGTCGACCCCCTACATCACCGGCCGCGCCGAACTCATCGCGCTACGCGCCGCGCTGCCGGACAAGGCTGCCGGCCACAGCGTGTGCCTGCAACAAGGCAGCCCCTATGCGGCCAGCCTCGCGGGCGAGCAAGGCGCCCAGCCGCTCGTATACGCTTCCAGCGTCCACGCTGCCTATGCCTTCATGAGCGGCGACTGCGACATCCTGGCCGAGGATAACGAAGTGCTGAAACGCCTGCTGGCGCGAGAAGACTGGCGCTTCTATAAGCCGGTCCCCGTCAAGGTGCGGGCTGGGCAAGGTGCGCAGATCATCCTTAGCCGCCCCGATGGCGAGTCGGCGCGCTACCTGGACAAGGTGGTGCGGCGATGGCTCGCCAGCGGCGCGCAGCAGGAAGCACGCCAGGCGCGCGCCGGTGAAGTGAGTTTTGAAGTCGCCACCTTGAAGGACGGCTTGGTCTGCCATAGTTGA
- a CDS encoding ABC transporter permease → MSRYSARGRLRDHGLGLVGIAGFLVLWELLPRLHVVSEAYLSPPSQVLQAIEQLFSQGQLFKHIWASLQRSLWGLLLAIGLGVLLGLLMGRLPRLARVLGPILQLFRQTSALALFPVFILFFGIGESSKVAIIFWASFWPVLLNTISGVTQVDPLLINSARSMGASSAFVFRKVVLPAAAPSIFTGVRLAGTYCITALVAAEMIGAHSGLGFLTLNSQEVFQIPSMYAGILLLALLGLLLNFVLSLIERWSLRWRQSLAS, encoded by the coding sequence ATGAGCCGATACAGCGCGCGCGGCCGGCTGCGCGACCACGGGCTGGGGCTGGTGGGGATCGCCGGGTTTCTGGTCCTGTGGGAGCTGCTGCCCCGTCTGCATGTGGTGAGTGAAGCGTACCTCAGCCCGCCTTCCCAAGTGCTGCAGGCGATCGAGCAGTTGTTCTCGCAAGGCCAACTGTTCAAGCACATCTGGGCCAGCTTGCAACGTTCCCTCTGGGGCCTGCTGCTCGCCATCGGATTGGGCGTCCTGCTCGGCCTGCTGATGGGACGCCTGCCCCGGCTCGCGAGGGTGCTGGGCCCCATCCTGCAGTTGTTCCGGCAGACCTCGGCATTGGCCCTGTTCCCGGTATTCATCCTGTTCTTCGGCATTGGCGAATCGTCGAAAGTGGCCATCATCTTCTGGGCCTCGTTCTGGCCGGTGTTGCTGAACACGATCAGCGGCGTCACGCAGGTGGATCCCCTGCTCATCAACTCCGCCCGTTCGATGGGCGCGTCCAGTGCATTTGTCTTCCGCAAGGTGGTGTTGCCGGCGGCGGCGCCGTCGATCTTCACGGGTGTCAGGCTGGCAGGCACGTATTGCATCACCGCCCTGGTGGCGGCCGAGATGATAGGCGCGCATTCCGGGCTGGGATTCCTGACGTTGAACTCGCAGGAAGTCTTCCAGATCCCGTCGATGTACGCGGGCATCCTGCTCCTGGCCCTGCTGGGATTGCTGCTGAACTTCGTGCTGTCGCTGATCGAGCGCTGGAGCCTGCGCTGGCGCCAGAGCCTGGCGTCATAA